A single Antechinus flavipes isolate AdamAnt ecotype Samford, QLD, Australia chromosome 5, AdamAnt_v2, whole genome shotgun sequence DNA region contains:
- the SMUG1 gene encoding single-strand selective monofunctional uracil DNA glycosylase isoform X2, whose amino-acid sequence MEVPFGEVSVVRDWLGIVGTVLTPPQEHPKRRILGLQCPQSEVSGARFWGFFRALCGQPETFFKHCFVHNLCPLLFLAPSGRNLTPADLPAKQREQLLGACDAALRRQVQLLGVRLVVGVGRLAEQRARRALADIAPEVQVEGLLHPSPRSPQANRGWEAVARERLKELGLMPLLTVE is encoded by the coding sequence GTGCCCTTTGGGGAAGTGTCTGTGGTTCGGGATTGGTTGGGCATTGTGGGGACAGTATTAACCCCACCCCAGGAACACCCCAAGCGGCGAATCTTGGGGCTGCAGTGCCCCCAGTCAGAGGTGAGCGGTGCTCGCTTTTGGGGCTTTTTCCGTGCCCTCTGTGGGCAACCTGAGACCTTCTTCAAACACTGCTTTGTCCACAATCTATGCCCTCTTCTTTTCTTGGCCCCTTCTGGGCGCAATCTCACCCCTGCGGATCTGCCTGCCAAGCAGAGGGAGCAGCTCCTGGGAGCCTGTGACGCTGCTCTTCGACGCCAGGTGCAACTTCTGGGTGTTCGCCTGGTGGTAGGAGTGGGGCGGCTGGCAGAACAACGGGCTCGCCGAGCACTGGCAGACATTGCGCCTGAGGTTCAGGTAGAAGGGCTCCTGCACCCTTCTCCTCGAAGCCCACAGGCCAACCGGGGATGGGAGGCTGTGGCCAGAGAACGACTGAAGGAGTTGGGCCTCATGCCTCTGCTGACAGTTGAATGA